ATTGGGCTTGTACATATTTAAAAAAGGCTAAGTTAGTAGAAAATACTAAAAGAGGAGTAGTAAAAATAACTGATAGAGGTATAGAATTATTAAATAACAATCCAGAAAAAATTGATAATAATTTACTTTCTAATTATCAAGAATTTGTGGATTTCATAAAAAGAGTAAAAAAAGATGATGAAATTTCAAAAGAAAAAGATTATACAGAGAAAGAAAGTCAAACTCCTCAAGATATTTTTGAAAAATCTTTTAGAGATATAAATAGAATGTTAGAAGAGGAAATTTTGGAAGAAGTACTTAGACAAAGTTCAGATTTTTTTGAGCATTTAGTTGTAAAATTACTTCAAAAAATAGGTTATGGAAGTTTTATAGCTGATTCTGGAATGGTTACTAAAAAAAGTAATGATGAAGGAATAGATGGAATTATCAAACAAGATAAACTTGGATTTGATACTATTTATATACAGGCTAAAAAATGGGATAGAGAAACTAGTATTAGCAGACCAGAAATACAAAAATTTGTGGGAGCTTTAGGTGGTAAGGGAGCTAGTAAAGGACTTTTTATTACTACTGCTAAATTTTCAGAAGGAGCTAAAAGGTACTCTCAAGAACAACATATATCAAAGATTGTATTAATTGATGGAAGAGAATTGGCTAAATTGATGATTGAATATAATGTAGGTGTATCTGTTGAAAGTACCTATGAAATAAAAAGAATTGATAGTGATTTTTTTGAAAATATAGATTAATTAATATGGGAGAGATTTATGAAGATACAACAAATATTTAATGAGTTAGTAGATTTAAATGATACAAATTATAGATTTCATCTAGCAAAACCATCAGAAGGAAATAGTCCAGCAGAATCATTAGCTCGTTCAAAAGAATCATGGTTAGGTTGGCAATTATATAAAGGGAATAATAAAAATAGATTTCCTTATCCTGTGAAATATATATTTAGTTTTGCTCAGCTATCAGGTAATGAATTTATTTTTGGAGGAATATTTGAAATTTTAGATAGAGAAGGAGAAACGTATAAAGTAAAATATATTGATAAATATGATGAACTTATAGGAAGAGTTATTCTAACTTATAATGGAGCTAATAATAGAGGAACTATTTTTAGACCTAGTTATATTTTAGAAAATTCTGAAATAAATGAGATCTATAAATTGCCATATAAGGGAGAAAAATTTTGTGGAATAGAAAATATTAATCATACTTATTATCAATTAAAATTAATCTATGATAATAAATTAGAAGATTGGAAAAGTGTACTAAGTAATATAAAGGGAATTTATCTTTTAACCGATATCAAGACAGGAAAACATTATGTAGGTTCTGCTAAAGGAGTAGATAGTATATATGGAAGATGGAGCAGTTATATTTATGGATTAGATGGTGGGAACTTAGGATTAAAAGAGTTAATAAGAGAAAAAGGAGAAAATTATTTTAAAGAAAATTTTAAATTTTCAATATTAGAAACTGTTAGTATGAGTTTTGATGATAAAAGTATAGAGGCAAAGGAAAGCCTTTGGAAAGAAAAATTATTGAGTAGAACATTTGGATATAATAAAAATTAAAAGGAGAGATATAATGTCAGAACATCAAGCTGAATTAGAGAAAAGATTGTGGGCAATAGCCAACGAGCTTAGGGGAAATATGGGAGCTGATGAGTTTAGAAACTATATATTAGGACTAATATTCTTTAAGTTCCTATCAGAGAAGATAGAGAAAACAGGAAATGATATTTTATCAGAAGATGAGATGAAATTTGAAGATATAGAGGGGAAAGATGAGTATATAGAGGCTGTAAGAGAGTATTGTATAAATAGTATAGGGTACTTTATAGAGCCAAAATATCTATTTGGAACTTTAGCAAGAAGAGCTAGAAATGGGGAGTTCATCATAGAAGATTTAGGTTTAGCACTTAAATATATAGAGGATTCTACCAATGGACAAACTAGTAATGATGATTTTTCTGGACTATTTGGAGATGTGGACTTAACATCATTAAAACTAGGAAAGACAGTAGAAGATAAGAATAAGATGATTTCAGAGGTAATCAAACACCTAAATGAGATTAACTTTAACTTTGATGATACAGAGATGGACGTATTGGGAAATGCTTACGAATATTTAATAGGGCAATTTGCTAGTAATGCAGGTAAAAAAGCTGGGGAGTTCTATACCCCTGCTCAAGCCTCAAAACTTTTAGCTATGCTTACAACATCAGGAAAAGAGAGAGTAAAATCAGCTTATGACCCAACATGTGGTTCTGGTTCATTACTTCTTAAAATAGCTAAATATACTGATGTAGCTAGTTTTTATGGACAGGAATTAAATACCACTACTTATAACCTAGCTCGTATGAATATGATACTTCATGGGGTAGGATTTAATGATTTTGAGATAAGACAAGGGAATACTTTAGAAGACCCACAACATTTGGATAAAAGATTTGATATAGTTGTAGCTAATCCACCTTTTTCACAAAAATGGAGTGCAGATGATAGCTTTCTATCTGATGAGAGATTTTCTTCCTATGGAAAACTAGCTCCAAGTAGTAAGGCTGACTTTGCTTTTATTCAACATATGATTTACCAATTAGCTGACAACGGTACTATGGCTGTAATTGTTCCTCATGGAGTGCTATTTAGGGGAGCAAGTGAGGGAGTAATTAGAAAATATCTATTAAAGGATAAGAACTATATAGATGCAATAATAGGGCTACCTGCCAATATATTCTATGGGACTTCAATACCTACTTGTGTAATAGTTGTTAAGAAAAATAGGAAAGCTGATGATGACATTCTATTTATAGATGCCTCTAATGACTTTGAGAAAGCTAAAAATCAAAACTATCTAAGAGATGAAGACGTAGAAAAGATTGGAAATACCTATGTAAATAGAGAGGAGATAGAAAAATACTCTAAAAAGGTAAGTATGAAAGAGATAGAGGAAAATGATTACAACCTAAATATTCCTAGATATGTAGATACCTTTGAGGAAGAAGAGGAAATCAACCTTGATGAGATAGTGGAAAAGATAGGTAAAATTGATGAGGAAATGAAAGAAGTTGATAAAACTATTAAATCTTTCTGTGACGAGCTTGGAATAAAAGCTCCTGTAGTGTAGGTGAGAGTATGGAGATTGAGAAAAGAGATATTTTTGTAGATATTAAAAATATTATTGAATTATCTAGAAAAAAAGTAATCACTTCAATTAATTCCACAATGACAACAACCTATTTTTTAATAGGAAAAAGAATAGTTGAAGAGGAGCAAGGTGGAGAAAAGAGAGCTGAATATGGTAAGAGCTTAATAAAAAATCTATCTATAAGATTGACTGAGAGTTATGGGAAGGGATTTTCTGAAACTAATTTAAAACAGATGAAAAGTTTTTATTTAGCTTATAAAAAAGGGCAGATACTGTCTGACGAATTTAAACTCTCTTATTCTCATTATCTTACACTTATGAGGATAGAAAATATTGAAGAGAGAAACTTTTATGAGATAGAGGCAATAAATAATAGTTGGAGCTTGAGAGAATTAAAAAGACAGATGGACTCTGCTCTATATGAAAGATTGGTTTTGAGTAGAGATAAGGAGAAAGTATTTGAATTATCTCAAAAGGGGCAACTTATAGAGAAACCTCAAGATATTGTAAAAGACCCATATATTTTGGAGTTTTTAGGTTTAGATGAGAAGGCTACCTATTCAGAAAATGATTTAGAAACTGCTATAATTAATCATATAGAAAAGTTTATAATGGAACTTGGAAAAGGCTTTCTATTTCAAGGTAGACAGGTAAGATTTACCTTTGATGAGGAACACTTTTTTGTAGATTTAGTTTTCTATAATAGATTGCTAAAATGTTTTGTACTGATAGATTTAAAAATCGGAAAATTAAAACATCAAGATATTGGACAGATGCAAATGTATGTAAATTATTATGATAGATATGTAAAGCTTGATGATGAGAATAAGACAATAGGGATTATAATTTGTAAAGATAAAAATGATACCCTTGTAAATATGACACTTCCAGAGGGAAATGAGCAGATATTTGCTAGTAAATATATGACAATCTTACCTAGTAAAGA
The window above is part of the uncultured Fusobacterium sp. genome. Proteins encoded here:
- a CDS encoding restriction endonuclease translates to MIPKYNEMYKELLEVLKDRKAYPFKEVREAVAKILNLSEEELEEKLDSGKKKFNDRINWACTYLKKAKLVENTKRGVVKITDRGIELLNNNPEKIDNNLLSNYQEFVDFIKRVKKDDEISKEKDYTEKESQTPQDIFEKSFRDINRMLEEEILEEVLRQSSDFFEHLVVKLLQKIGYGSFIADSGMVTKKSNDEGIDGIIKQDKLGFDTIYIQAKKWDRETSISRPEIQKFVGALGGKGASKGLFITTAKFSEGAKRYSQEQHISKIVLIDGRELAKLMIEYNVGVSVESTYEIKRIDSDFFENID
- a CDS encoding GIY-YIG nuclease family protein, with the translated sequence MKIQQIFNELVDLNDTNYRFHLAKPSEGNSPAESLARSKESWLGWQLYKGNNKNRFPYPVKYIFSFAQLSGNEFIFGGIFEILDREGETYKVKYIDKYDELIGRVILTYNGANNRGTIFRPSYILENSEINEIYKLPYKGEKFCGIENINHTYYQLKLIYDNKLEDWKSVLSNIKGIYLLTDIKTGKHYVGSAKGVDSIYGRWSSYIYGLDGGNLGLKELIREKGENYFKENFKFSILETVSMSFDDKSIEAKESLWKEKLLSRTFGYNKN
- a CDS encoding type I restriction-modification system subunit M; its protein translation is MSEHQAELEKRLWAIANELRGNMGADEFRNYILGLIFFKFLSEKIEKTGNDILSEDEMKFEDIEGKDEYIEAVREYCINSIGYFIEPKYLFGTLARRARNGEFIIEDLGLALKYIEDSTNGQTSNDDFSGLFGDVDLTSLKLGKTVEDKNKMISEVIKHLNEINFNFDDTEMDVLGNAYEYLIGQFASNAGKKAGEFYTPAQASKLLAMLTTSGKERVKSAYDPTCGSGSLLLKIAKYTDVASFYGQELNTTTYNLARMNMILHGVGFNDFEIRQGNTLEDPQHLDKRFDIVVANPPFSQKWSADDSFLSDERFSSYGKLAPSSKADFAFIQHMIYQLADNGTMAVIVPHGVLFRGASEGVIRKYLLKDKNYIDAIIGLPANIFYGTSIPTCVIVVKKNRKADDDILFIDASNDFEKAKNQNYLRDEDVEKIGNTYVNREEIEKYSKKVSMKEIEENDYNLNIPRYVDTFEEEEEINLDEIVEKIGKIDEEMKEVDKTIKSFCDELGIKAPVV
- a CDS encoding PDDEXK nuclease domain-containing protein, yielding MEIEKRDIFVDIKNIIELSRKKVITSINSTMTTTYFLIGKRIVEEEQGGEKRAEYGKSLIKNLSIRLTESYGKGFSETNLKQMKSFYLAYKKGQILSDEFKLSYSHYLTLMRIENIEERNFYEIEAINNSWSLRELKRQMDSALYERLVLSRDKEKVFELSQKGQLIEKPQDIVKDPYILEFLGLDEKATYSENDLETAIINHIEKFIMELGKGFLFQGRQVRFTFDEEHFFVDLVFYNRLLKCFVLIDLKIGKLKHQDIGQMQMYVNYYDRYVKLDDENKTIGIIICKDKNDTLVNMTLPEGNEQIFASKYMTILPSKEELKRIVESEVRE